The proteins below come from a single Jaculus jaculus isolate mJacJac1 chromosome 12, mJacJac1.mat.Y.cur, whole genome shotgun sequence genomic window:
- the LOC101593779 gene encoding beta-defensin 4 translates to MRIHYLFFTFLLVLLGPLSAQGISNPFTCFKNRGLCWGKCRGNWQQIGTCGIPGLKCCRKRK, encoded by the exons ATGAGGATCCATTACCTCTTCTTCACCTTTCTCTTAGTACTACTGGGCCCTCTTTCAG cTCAAGGTATAAGCAATCCTTTTACTTGCTTCAAGAATAGAGGTCTATGTTGGGGAAAATGTCGTGGAAACTGGCAACAGATTGGTACCTGTGGCATTCCTGGACTCAAGTGCTgcagaaaaaggaaataa
- the LOC101616305 gene encoding beta-defensin 33-like: MRLLFFLFILLVYLIQTSSGHKRNAQYLQCKKMGAICKSHKTHGCSILPVVCKSRYKHCCRV, encoded by the exons ATGAGGCtgctattctttctctttatcctcCTTGTATATCTTATCCAAACATCATCAG GGCACAAAAGAAATGCACAATACCTTCAATGTAAGAAAATGGGTGCTATCTGCAAGTCTCACAAAACCCATGGGTGTTCCATCCTGCCTGTGGTATGCAAGAGTCGGTACAAGCACTGCTGCAGAGTGTAG